From Novosphingobium decolorationis, one genomic window encodes:
- a CDS encoding NAD(P)-binding protein produces MAMDESEHERLGMNRPIARRSFIGGVAATGAGLGALSPLARASEPLAAAGAGPALAPDTSTYPPVRSGLRGQYPGSFESAHAVRDGDLGADIAAHDTGEHYDLVVVGGGISGLSSAWFYRKALGRDMRILVLDNHDDFGGHAKRNEFHHEGRTILAFGGTMSIESPFPYSYTAKALLAELGIEPRTWEHYRREDTYKGLSGGVFFDKESFGRDAVAPGYGALAWADFFARAPIRADIRAELTRLYTAKTDYLPHLDPIAKAEALKRISLQDFLLGPAAMKREALPFFAGMGFRNNKRVDTCPAYEVAHLPIFDGMEIAGQIRMHCDEFHFPDGNASIARLLVNRLVPGALPGVHDQESIVTARVDYTRLDLPGAPTRLRLGSTAVHVAHIGTVTAATEKAVRVVYMRDGKAASVTAANVVLACFNNIIPYLVPELPDAQKAALGEASKVPMQYTNVLVRNWEPWRKLGVRSLMVPNGYHTRVGLDYPMAIGGYASATRPDQPAIVTMIRNPNQPGLPRKEQHRAGRHDMLATPFETSELEVRRQLQRMLGSAGFDAAQDILAITVNRWPHGYAYTYDTLADPDVPEAERPHIVGRRPFGRIAIANADAGAAAYTNVAIDQAERAIGEVLVSRGLT; encoded by the coding sequence CCGGTGCAGGGCTTGGCGCGCTGTCGCCGCTGGCGCGGGCGAGCGAGCCCCTCGCCGCGGCAGGTGCAGGTCCTGCACTCGCCCCCGATACCTCCACCTATCCGCCCGTGCGCAGCGGCCTTCGCGGCCAGTATCCCGGCTCCTTCGAGAGCGCCCATGCCGTTCGCGACGGGGACCTGGGCGCGGACATCGCGGCACACGATACCGGTGAGCACTACGATCTCGTCGTCGTGGGCGGGGGCATCTCGGGCCTGTCCTCGGCCTGGTTCTACCGCAAGGCGCTGGGCCGGGACATGCGCATCCTCGTCCTCGACAACCACGACGATTTCGGCGGCCACGCCAAGCGCAACGAGTTCCACCACGAGGGCCGCACCATCCTGGCCTTTGGCGGGACGATGAGCATCGAGAGCCCGTTCCCCTACAGCTACACCGCCAAGGCGCTGCTGGCCGAACTGGGGATCGAGCCCAGGACATGGGAGCACTACCGCCGCGAGGATACCTACAAGGGCCTGTCGGGCGGCGTCTTCTTCGACAAGGAAAGCTTCGGGCGCGACGCGGTTGCGCCGGGCTACGGCGCGCTTGCCTGGGCAGACTTCTTCGCGCGCGCGCCGATCCGCGCGGACATTCGCGCCGAGCTGACCCGGCTCTACACCGCAAAGACGGATTACCTCCCCCACCTCGATCCCATCGCCAAGGCCGAGGCGCTCAAGCGCATCAGCCTCCAGGACTTCCTGCTCGGGCCCGCGGCCATGAAGCGCGAAGCGCTGCCCTTCTTCGCCGGGATGGGCTTTCGCAACAACAAGCGCGTGGACACCTGCCCCGCCTACGAGGTCGCGCACCTTCCGATCTTCGATGGCATGGAGATCGCCGGCCAGATCCGCATGCACTGCGACGAGTTCCACTTTCCCGACGGCAACGCCTCGATCGCGCGCCTGCTCGTCAACCGTCTGGTGCCCGGCGCCCTCCCCGGGGTCCACGACCAGGAGAGCATCGTCACCGCGCGCGTGGATTACACCCGGCTCGACCTCCCCGGAGCCCCCACGCGCCTGCGCCTCGGCAGCACGGCGGTCCATGTCGCGCACATCGGCACGGTCACCGCCGCGACCGAAAAAGCGGTGCGCGTGGTCTACATGAGGGACGGCAAGGCCGCCTCGGTCACGGCCGCAAACGTGGTCCTGGCCTGCTTCAACAACATCATCCCCTATCTCGTGCCTGAGCTTCCGGACGCGCAGAAGGCGGCGCTGGGCGAAGCCTCGAAGGTGCCGATGCAGTACACCAACGTGCTGGTGCGCAACTGGGAGCCCTGGCGCAAGCTGGGCGTGCGCAGCCTGATGGTGCCGAACGGCTATCACACGCGGGTCGGGCTCGACTATCCGATGGCGATCGGCGGCTATGCCAGCGCCACCCGGCCCGACCAGCCCGCCATCGTGACGATGATCCGCAACCCCAACCAGCCCGGCCTGCCGCGCAAGGAGCAGCACCGCGCCGGGCGCCACGACATGCTTGCCACGCCCTTCGAAACAAGCGAGCTGGAAGTGCGCCGCCAGTTGCAGCGCATGCTGGGTTCCGCCGGCTTCGACGCCGCGCAGGACATCCTGGCGATCACGGTCAACCGCTGGCCCCACGGCTATGCCTATACCTACGACACCCTCGCCGATCCCGACGTGCCCGAGGCCGAACGCCCGCACATCGTGGGACGCCGTCCCTTCGGACGCATCGCGATTGCCAACGCCGATGCGGGCGCGGCGGCCTACACCAATGTCGCGATCGACCAGGCCGAACGCGCCATCGGTGAGGTTCTGGTGAGCCGCGGGCTGACCTGA